One genomic window of Luteitalea pratensis includes the following:
- the dusB gene encoding tRNA dihydrouridine synthase DusB: protein MSLPTSVVTATDVAATPDPPQPKSSNRPRIGRIALAAPVGVAPMAGMTDTAFRRLVKRQGGCGLVVTEMVSSEGLVRGIDRTLEYAEYTEEERPVSIQIFGGDPAKMADAARIVEGMGADIVDINMGCPVPKISKHNAGCSLMRDPRHAAAIVEAMARAVRIPVTVKMRAGWNDDEINAPVLARMVEDAGAAAVTVHGRTAKQAYAGSSDWSLIALVAEQVSIPVFGSGDCVEPEHVIDRLRTGPDGVLVGRGVLRNPWILAQAADLAAGRDARVVTMRDRGQFLLEYIELLMNERVGEAEGFRHTAPHIVDEEETARSESGPYQRSALRAPARGRERWVVNKLRALNAWYSKGYEGGSNFRTAINHAESVTHVRELIGEFFYK from the coding sequence GTGAGCCTGCCGACGTCCGTCGTCACCGCGACCGACGTAGCCGCGACGCCTGACCCACCGCAGCCGAAATCCTCCAATCGTCCCAGGATCGGTCGGATCGCGCTCGCCGCGCCCGTGGGCGTTGCGCCGATGGCCGGCATGACCGACACCGCCTTCCGCCGCCTCGTCAAGCGGCAGGGCGGATGCGGGCTCGTCGTCACCGAGATGGTCAGCTCCGAGGGGCTCGTGCGCGGCATCGACAGGACGCTCGAGTACGCCGAATACACGGAAGAAGAGCGCCCCGTCTCGATCCAGATCTTCGGCGGCGATCCGGCGAAGATGGCCGACGCCGCGCGCATCGTCGAGGGCATGGGTGCCGACATCGTCGACATCAACATGGGCTGCCCGGTCCCCAAGATCTCCAAGCACAATGCGGGCTGTTCGTTGATGCGTGACCCGCGGCATGCCGCCGCCATCGTCGAAGCGATGGCCAGGGCGGTGCGGATCCCGGTCACCGTCAAGATGCGGGCCGGCTGGAACGACGACGAGATCAATGCGCCGGTGCTGGCGCGCATGGTGGAGGACGCCGGTGCGGCGGCGGTGACCGTGCACGGCCGGACCGCGAAGCAGGCCTACGCCGGCAGCTCAGACTGGTCGCTCATCGCGCTCGTGGCCGAGCAGGTCTCGATTCCCGTGTTCGGCAGCGGCGACTGCGTCGAGCCGGAACACGTCATCGATCGCTTGCGGACGGGACCAGACGGCGTGCTGGTGGGCCGCGGCGTCCTGCGCAATCCGTGGATCCTCGCGCAGGCGGCCGACCTGGCTGCCGGACGCGACGCACGCGTTGTCACCATGCGCGACCGCGGGCAGTTCCTGCTCGAGTACATCGAGTTGCTGATGAACGAGCGGGTTGGCGAGGCCGAGGGGTTCCGTCACACCGCGCCGCACATTGTCGATGAAGAGGAGACGGCCCGCTCGGAGAGCGGGCCCTACCAGCGGTCAGCGCTGCGCGCGCCGGCGCGTGGCCGCGAACGCTGGGTGGTGAACAAGCTGCGGGCGCTCAACGCGTGGTATTCGAAGGGCTACGAGGGCGGATCGAACTTCCGTACGGCGATCAACCACGCAGAGTCGGTCACGCACGTACGCGAGCTCATCGGCGAATTCTTCTACAAGTAA
- a CDS encoding Dabb family protein, which produces MLFRPRPDVSDGDRDRMLEAMRVAARDIPTVRRFRIGAHIAEAVPYVISGFPSFPWIALLEFDDEAGLRTYLAHPLHRDLGARFNATAEAAMIYDFAITEELGQFKSQYSE; this is translated from the coding sequence GTGCTCTTTCGTCCGCGACCGGACGTCAGCGACGGCGACCGCGACCGCATGCTCGAGGCGATGCGAGTGGCGGCGCGAGACATCCCCACCGTCCGGCGATTCCGCATCGGCGCACATATCGCGGAGGCGGTGCCTTACGTGATCAGCGGCTTTCCGTCCTTTCCGTGGATCGCACTGCTGGAGTTCGACGACGAGGCCGGGCTGCGAACCTACCTCGCGCATCCGCTGCATCGCGACCTTGGCGCGCGCTTCAACGCGACCGCGGAAGCCGCGATGATCTACGACTTCGCCATCACCGAAGAACTCGGTCAATTCAAAAGTCAATATTCAGAATGA
- a CDS encoding peptidylprolyl isomerase, which yields MTLRIFGVLGLALGLSVAGLRADVIEQVLVKVNGEILTKTDVEQLQVSALRASNPNVTAADLQNDVALRKMLDEVTPRVIVNAIDELLLVQRGRELGLKMTDEQFNGILANIRKENKLDTEEKFQAALKQEGLTIPGLRKAFEKQMLINRVQQQDVFARISISEEESRAYFDAHKEEFLTNESVTLRELFVRAATTAPAEGPAAAQAAMTAAREKIEQIRQRVLKEDFAAVAGEVSDAASKANGGLIGPLGVEELNPDIQKLLSTLKVGQVSEPLDAGNGYRLLKLDARVPRKQATFEEARDQIADKVFNQRRAGEVLKYLERLRAQAIIEWKSPSLKAAFDVGVVEAGKALVEEAAKARPAAPPKAGSNP from the coding sequence ATGACTTTGCGTATTTTCGGGGTCCTCGGGCTGGCGCTCGGCCTGTCGGTCGCGGGATTGCGCGCCGACGTGATCGAGCAGGTGCTGGTGAAGGTCAACGGCGAGATCCTCACCAAGACGGACGTCGAACAGTTGCAGGTGTCGGCGTTGCGCGCCAGCAACCCGAACGTCACGGCCGCCGACCTGCAGAACGACGTGGCGCTGCGCAAGATGCTCGACGAGGTCACGCCGCGAGTCATCGTCAACGCCATCGACGAACTGCTGCTCGTCCAGCGCGGGCGCGAGCTCGGGCTCAAGATGACCGACGAGCAGTTCAACGGCATCCTCGCCAACATCCGCAAGGAGAACAAGCTCGATACCGAGGAGAAGTTCCAGGCGGCGTTGAAGCAGGAAGGCCTGACGATTCCCGGGCTGCGCAAGGCGTTCGAAAAGCAGATGCTGATCAATCGCGTTCAGCAGCAGGACGTGTTCGCGCGCATCAGCATCTCGGAAGAGGAGTCGCGCGCGTATTTCGATGCGCACAAGGAAGAGTTCCTCACCAACGAGTCCGTCACCCTGCGGGAACTGTTCGTGCGCGCCGCGACGACGGCGCCGGCCGAGGGCCCGGCCGCCGCGCAAGCCGCGATGACCGCCGCGCGCGAGAAGATCGAACAGATCCGCCAGCGCGTGCTGAAGGAGGACTTTGCTGCCGTCGCCGGTGAAGTCTCCGATGCCGCGTCCAAGGCCAACGGCGGCCTGATCGGTCCGCTCGGGGTGGAGGAACTCAATCCCGACATCCAGAAGCTACTGTCCACGCTCAAGGTCGGGCAGGTGTCCGAGCCGCTCGATGCCGGCAATGGCTATCGGCTCCTCAAGCTGGACGCGCGGGTGCCCCGCAAGCAGGCGACGTTCGAAGAAGCACGCGATCAGATCGCGGACAAGGTCTTCAACCAGCGTCGCGCCGGCGAAGTGCTCAAGTATCTCGAGCGCCTCCGCGCCCAGGCAATCATCGAGTGGAAGAGCCCGTCGCTCAAGGCCGCCTTCGACGTGGGCGTGGTGGAGGCCGGAAAGGCCCTCGTCGAGGAAGCCGCCAAGGCGCGCCCCGCGGCGCCACCCAAGGCCGGCTCGAACCCGTGA